A window of Candidatus Hydrogenedentota bacterium genomic DNA:
CGCTGTACGACTCCGTCACCGCGCCAAGCGTCAGGCCCGCGCCCGTGAGCGCCGCCTCGGCGGCGGCCTGCGTCAGGCCGACCACGTCGGGCACGGCCACCGGCTCGGGTCCCAGAGAGACTTCAATGTCCACCGCCGTGTTCGGAAGCACTTCCGTGCCCGCCGCAGGCGTCTGGCTCATCACCTGGCCCGCCGGGACGGTGTCGCTGTACGACTCCGTCACCGCGCCAAGCGTCAGGCCCGCGCCCGTGAGGGCGGCCTCCGCGGCGGCCTGCGTCAGGCCGACCACGTTCGGAACCGCCACCGGCTCAGGCCCCAGGGATATCACCACGTTGACCGCATCGCCGGCGCCCGCTGCGGCGCCCGCCGCGGGATCCTGGCTGATGATCTCTCCGGCGGGAACCGCGTCGCTGTAAACCGAAGTGACGGTTCCCAGGATGAGGCCCGCGCCCGTGAGTTCGGTTTCCGCCTGCTCAAGCGTCATCCCGGCGAGATTGGGCACGCTGATCACGTCGCCGACCACCACCTGAATCTCCGTGCGGGCGACTTCCACACCCCCGGAGAGGGCGGCGAGATAGACCGTGTACACGCCCGGCACGTTCGGGTCGAAGCCCGTGTAGTTGCCATAGCCGTACTCGGTGAGGTCCATGTTCAGGAACTCGTAGTTGGCGGCGTTCTGCACGATGTTGGCCGAGGCCAGCAGCGTGGTGTAGTCCGCGGGCGTCGCGGCGGTGAGGCCGGGATGCTGCTGCGTGTAGACGCCGAAGGCGTGGTCGGGCACGCCCAGGGTGTTGAAGAGCCCGTTGTCGCTGATGGGGTCAAACACCAGCCAGTTGCCCGTGCCTGCGGGGTCGAAGTCAATGCCCGCCTCGAAGGTGTAGTCGGCGAGGACGGAGGACGGGGTGCCGTCGCGGTCCGTGTCGTCCGTGTTCACCGCGAAGGCGACGCTCCAGACCGGGGTGGTCTCGGACGCCCAGGAGGGGTGCGGCAGCGCGAGGTTCGGCGTCCCGGTCGGGAAGCTGTACGTGCCGTCGCCGTTGCTGTTGAAGATGTTCTGCGGCTGGTTGTTCGCGTCGAAGCGCAGCTGGGCGCGCAGGCCCAGCTCCACGCCGTCGCCCCGGCCGACCGTGAACGCGCCGTTGGCGTTGCCCGACCCGAAGAGCATCTGCATCGGGTCGTTCGGGCCGACGCTGATGTCGCCGAAGGTGACGGGCTCCGGCTCGAAGGGCGGCTGCGGCCCCGCGGAAACGACGAGGTTGACGGCCTGGCCGGCGGTCATCACCGTGTCGGGCGCCGGATCCTGGCTGACCACGTCGCCGGCGGGCACCGTGTCGCTCCAGTGCAGGTCGGTCGTGCCGACGACCAGGCCCGCGCCGGTGATGGCGGCGGCGGCGTCCGCCTCCGCCAGGCCGACCACGTCGGGGGCGAGAATCGGGTCGCCGACCAGAATCTGGATCTCCGTGCGGGCGATCTCCACCCCGCCATCGAAGGCGGCCAGGTAGACGTTGTAGACACCCGGCTCGTTCGGGTCAAACCCGGAGAAGTCTCCGTAGCCGTACTCGGACAGGTCCAGGTTCATGAACTCGACGTTGCCCGTGTTCTGGGCAATGTTGCACGTCGCAATCGCCGCCGCGTAGTTCGACGGGGTTGTGGCGATGATGCCCGGGCTCTGCTGGGTGTACAGGCCGAGGGCATGGTCGGGCACCCCGAGGGTGTTGAACAGCCCGTTGGAGCTGATCGGGTCGAAGACCAGCCAGTTATCCGTGCCCGCGCTGGGGTCGAAATCCACCCCCAGCTCGTAGGTGTAGTCGGCGAGAGTGGCGGCCGGCGTGCCGTCGCGGTCCTCGTAATCTGTGTTCACGGCCAGCACGACGTTCCACACCGGGGTGGTCGTGGTCGCCCAGGGCGGACGCGGCAGCGACAGGTTCGGCGTGCCCGTGGGGAAGCTGTAGGTGCCGTCGAAATTGTTGTTGTAGATGTCGCGGGGCTGGTTGTTCGCGTCAAAACGCAGCTGGCCGCGCAGGCCGACCTCGACGCCGCCGCCCCGGCCGACGGTGAAGGAACCGTTGGTCCCCGCGCCGTAGAGCATGCGCATCGGGTCGGACGGACCCTCGCTGATGTCGCCGAAGGTGACCGGCTCGGGCTCAAAAGGCGGCTGCGGCCCGGCGGAGACCACCAGGCTCACCGCCTGGCCGGCCGCCATGACCGTGCCGGCGGCGGGGTCCTGGCTGACCACCGCGCCCACCGGAACCGTGTCGTTCCAGTGGTTCGCGACGGTGCCCACGGCGAACCCGGCGGCGGTGATGGCCGCCGCCGCATCGGCCTGCGGGAGACCGACCACGTCGGGCGCGGTCGCCGCGGCGGTGCCCACAACCACCTGGATTTCCGTGCGGGCGACTTCGGCGCCGTCATCGAAAGCCGCCAGGTAGATGGTGTAGACACCCTCCTGGTTCGGGTCAAACCCGGAATAGTCGCCGTAGCCGTACTCGGTGAAGTCCGAGTTGAAGAACTCGGCGTTCGCGGCGTTCTGCACGATGTTGGTGGAGGTCAGCAAAGCCTCATAGTCCGGAACAGTCGCCGCGGTGAGCCCGGGGCTCTGCTGGGTGTAGAGGCCGAAGGCGTGGTCCGGCACCCCGAGAACGTTAAACATGCCGCTGGAGCTGATCGGGTCGAAGGCCAGCCAGTTGCCGGTGCCCGGAGACGGGTCGAAGTCTATGCCGACCTCGTAGGTGTAGTCGGCCAGC
This region includes:
- a CDS encoding PASTA domain-containing protein; the encoded protein is MRKSSLLLTGLVFLGMLGGGGAAAALSFDDNATFGDTRMLYGSGENGGFTVDRRNGVEVALRAQLRFGANNQPQNIYNSNGDGTYTFPTGTPDLDLPHPDWATITTPVWNVTFSVNLDHEDRDGTPGSVFTDYTYEVGMDFDPDGTDNWLRFDPIRENGLLGVMGVPDHAFGLYTQASPGVIATTSQGYLDALNAFNITQNTTNPEFINMDLTSYGMGDYSGFDPNVDGVYDIYLAVFSGATEIARSSIKVIVGNPPIAPNVINDTREEAEQAILDAGLTVGPPAYQYDASVPAGTVIGQIPPSGTELEPGQEVILILSSGPEPVYIPEPVTFGDISTGPSDPQTMLYGSNINGAFTVGRGNGVELGLRAQLRFDENNNSRNIFNSNNDGTYRFPAGTPNLALPHPDWATTTTPVWNVTYAINTDFEDRDGTPSAVLGDYTYEVGIDFDPEGTDNWLRFDPVSPSGLFAVLGVPDHSFGLYTQQSPGLTAATGPDYAALLSSTNILHNTSNPEFVNMDLTEYGMGDFSTFDPNQEGVYTVYLAAFDGGVEIARTEIRVIIENPLVAPNVTGMARAEAETALAALGLTLGTVNYAHSDTVPVGAVISQTPLPGTEMVPGGAVSVVLSSGPEPYVIPEPVTFGDISTGPSDPQQLLPGSGMINGAFTVDRNAGVELGLRAQLRFDANNNPANIFNYDGAGVYTFAPGTPNLALPHPDWAAATTPVWNVVFSVNTDFDDRDGTPAATLADYTYEVGIDFDPSPGTGNWLAFDPISSSGMFNVLGVPDHAFGLYTQQSPGLTAATVPDYEALLTSTNIVQNAANAEFFNSDFTEYGYGDYSGFDPNQEGVYTIYLAAFDDGAEVARTEIQVVVGTAAATAPDVVGLPQADAAAAITAAGFAVGTVANHWNDTVPVGAVVSQDPAAGTVMAAGQAVSLVVSAGPQPPFEPEPVTFGDISEGPSDPMRMLYGAGTNGSFTVGRGGGVEVGLRGQLRFDANNQPRDIYNNNFDGTYSFPTGTPNLSLPRPPWATTTTPVWNVVLAVNTDYEDRDGTPAATLADYTYELGVDFDPSAGTDNWLVFDPISSNGLFNTLGVPDHALGLYTQQSPGIIATTPSNYAAAIATCNIAQNTGNVEFMNLDLSEYGYGDFSGFDPNEPGVYNVYLAAFDGGVEIARTEIQILVGDPILAPDVVGLAEADAAAAITGAGLVVGTTDLHWSDTVPAGDVVSQDPAPDTVMTAGQAVNLVVSAGPQPPFEPEPVTFGDISVGPNDPMQMLFGSGNANGAFTVGRGDGVELGLRAQLRFDANNQPQNIFNSNGDGTYSFPTGTPNLALPHPSWASETTPVWSVAFAVNTDDTDRDGTPSSVLADYTFEAGIDFDPAGTGNWLVFDPISDNGLFNTLGVPDHAFGVYTQQHPGLTAATPADYTTLLASANIVQNAANYEFLNMDLTEYGYGNYTGFDPNVPGVYTVYLAALSGGVEVARTEIQVVVGDVISVPNLAGMTLEQAETELTGAGLILGTVTSVYSDAVPAGEIISQDPAAGAAAGAGDAVNVVISLGPEPVAVPNVVGLTQAAAEAALTGAGLTLGAVTESYSDTVPAGQVMSQTPAAGTEVLPNTAVDIEVSLGPEPVAVPDVVGLTQAAAEAALTGAGLTLGAVTESYS